One window of Calonectris borealis chromosome 28, bCalBor7.hap1.2, whole genome shotgun sequence genomic DNA carries:
- the LOC142093790 gene encoding serine protease 57-like yields the protein MVTAGLFILSLGGSILLPALTSAGTQGSRIIGGKVVAPHSRPFIASIQMDGQHVCGGFLVWPKWVMTAAHCLIPRRNPSVRVVLGAHRLAEPEGSQQVFSVTESIAHPHYNPRLVDNDIRLLRLNRSATLNEYVKRIRLPAPHIDLKPGTVCYVVGWGDISNYGDQPTALMETDTTIVKRSLCRTLWRGKVSPNMLCGASRNATLQGVCTGDSGGPLIFKGKVYGIVSFSGERCGDRRYPDIYTKISNYIDWVHRTVKGHRCQKGRPKP from the exons ATGGTCACGGCTGGGCTGTTCATCCTCAGCCTGGGAGGCTCCATCCTGCTCCCAGCACTGACCTCAGCAG GCACCCAAGGGAGCCGGATCATTGGGGGAAAGGTGGTGGCACCCCACTCCCGGCCCTTCATCGCCTCCATCCAGATGGACGGGCAGCACGTTTGCGGGGGCTTCCTGGTGTGGCCCAAGTGGGTGATGACAGCAGCCCACTGCCTCATTCCCAG GCGCAACCCCTCGGTGCGCGTGGTGCTGGGCGCCCACAGGCTGGCGGAGCCCGAGGGGTCCCAGCAGGTCTTCAGCGTCACGGAGTCCATCGCCCACCCGCACTACAACCCCCGCTTGGTGGACAACGACATCCGCCTGCTCAGG CTGAACAGGTCGGCCACGCTGAACGAGTACGTGAAGCGGATCCGCCTGCCCGCGCCGCACATCGACCTAAAGCCCGGCACCGTCTGCTACGTGGTGGGCTGGGGGGACATCTCCAACTACGGCGACCAACCCACTGCGCTGATGGAGACTGACACCACCATCGTCAAGCGGAGCCTCTGCCGAACGCTGTGGAGGGGCAAGGTCTCGCCCAACATGCTGTGCGGGGCCAGCCGCAACGCCACGCTGCAGGGCGTCTGCACG GGCGACTCCGGGGGACCCTTGATCTTCAAGGGAAAGGTTTATGGCATCGTCTCGTTCTCTGGGGAGAGATGTGGGGACCGCCGGTACCCTGATATCTACACCAAGATCTCCAACTACATCGACTGGGTGCATCGCACCGTGAAAGGGCACCGCTGTCAGAAGGGGCGGCCGAAGCCctag